Proteins encoded in a region of the Anopheles ziemanni chromosome 2, idAnoZiCoDA_A2_x.2, whole genome shotgun sequence genome:
- the LOC131286396 gene encoding charged multivesicular body protein 5, translating to MNRLFGKAKPKEPGPSISDCISGVDQRAEAIDGKIKTLDNELRKYKDQMAKMREGPAKNAVKQKAMRVLKQRKQYESQVENLRNQSFNMEQANFAHQTLKDTQATVAAMKDGMKSMKKEFKKINIEEIEDIQDDMADMLEQADEVQEAMGRTYGMPELDDDELQAELDALGDEIALDDDASYLDDVVKAPEAPDKEPGADSVTNKDGILVDEFGLPKIPASVKTN from the exons ATGAATCGACTGtttggaaaagcaaaacccaAAGAACCTGGACCAAGCATTAGCGATTGCATTAGTGGG GTCGATCAACGCGCGGAAGCCATTGACGGTAAAATAAAGACGCTGGACAATGAGCTGCGGAAATACAAGGACCAAATGGCGAAGATGCGCGAAGGCCCGGCCAAGAATGCCGTCAAGCAGAAGGCGATGCGGGTTCTGAAGCAACGCAAGCAGTACGAGAGCCAGGTGGAAAATCTAAGGAACCAATCGTTCAATATGGAGCAGGCGAACTTTGCGCACCAAACACTCAAGGACACGCAGGCAACGGTGGCCGCAATGAAGGATGGCATGAAATCGATGAAGAAAGAGTTCAAGAAAATCAACATTGAAGAGATCGAAGACATACAGGACGACATGGCCGACATGCTGGAACAGGCAGATGAGGTGCAGGAAGCAATGGGCCGCACATACGGTATGCCCGAGCTGGACGATGACGAACTGCAGGCCGAACTGGATGCACTCGGCGATGAAATTGCACTCGACGACGACGCTAGCTATCTGGATGACGTTGTGAAGGCTCCGGAAGCACCGGATAAGGAACCGGGCGCGGACAGCGTCACCAACAAGGACGGTATTCTTGTTGATGAGTTCGGTCTGCCGAAAATACCGGCATcggtaaaaacaaattaa
- the LOC131286407 gene encoding centrosomal protein cep290 has translation MDWKHLLSLSPHNLDDVRKDGAAIEIANLSTEQKLDSRSCKKLFRLAQVALKFRNEQVKHLQQKLVEGKDDFGSQERIKEWKRTIEKLEMERHTLRTKLKETTEENAKLQSKFNAGVQFGSEGEDSPDALSEIERQQELYNNISMKNKHIKRLLRDIDDLEKRSSFQVDTINGLQLSLNDATLSLTALTHQYEELQARCKEQQESILKMNEKIVLMESEITTICEEKENLLKELNSARRQHDDQIAEWEDQFDEREKELNQLKDRYDDLLSQFPGIDIEAERREYKLMSEKLQSKDDLIVDLEQKILTLSQEMYRSTEVMNRISEEKLRACKEKSKESHCCLEFRAQLEKANERCREMQEILTGVEEDNRLKSRQAVEAIEALRRYENGEEGLASTLRKNVRLQEKVASRDKQIRELIAEINLANDIAIENAVLRKRLGLDDDEVVATSSILARQKKIAKVNERLALKLRASEEMRLQLKLEKNDLKRKLAAVTQQTQKVQASKEEGSDTSNVPQDQLDAIDVISSIHDPSAIKFCESCTKQYNIYDSMKHCRACSFRHNFNYCDKCVGQLKMNFDDGQPINQPTDKSRDRLEELERQYLTVLEENENLRMGMHEILEKLREYDAMSDQLTIDRTMLEKLLNALNVRPASGWYQTTGMRLQGDLLSAQESDLLLKDRLAMDDTPADGRKSKSIQSTESVNDSGNVCNEDDNSEPIDPLPGPEQLDFSEQVLLKAVEIDRLTETLEQLRSENGRLVAAQDELQVTQKLYNELLNITRASENEKDRLLVETVDRLKDIESTVCIFQRKVDYLKTDNDNLHNTLRSIKGEYLNLLHDLRLELVQKKNNLDPLEPPDVTGGDSLDSTDLPQIEKLESEVARLKLEATNFYTIFLKNIAEVDKDQQLDVDYAKLNQFGLVDTNLSVEFITKDEYRRIRERLDKLERELQREIVKNGHLEELLQVSNEQIRSQQSLISKYSEDEVSLRHLVVDLQSASNEKYLLARAHKELDVVREQEENLKLENGKMKQKFLQTLEQLDLLKQRLEDQKQEFDARVKDNVLKIRFLKKSLQQLTTNYSTCAPTFAITDFIKMYTHVLEIRHNLAADRTKQTDQWRDAEYERIFAKLQSNMEGNNIQDKINLIKYESQSEYLTRQLIFYQEQVDQLQSENKQLRLQEIENTRHWDTLEVLFGEDAKKCRKDKDRFFDKEVQVSVETSSKCINTIPIIEEVPGDYVPRIMRSSSSDTIHGGDDKNNETQPAVNVDGDETPVAIPTFAQKSLESQLKQAMMLASTRSALLLEAESRLSECQGRIKLLEKSLEEKESLLKKQAQAASTSKQDHVEDSILSSTIGSLQNLLLEKDTTLSRYQELLKSERTEHSQVYDENMTQIRGLKKTIDELEQKLYEKQKEFDNVTTQLNDMNRLKALQENVPEKQKNDDDAASRHPEPDAIVYTDKIIENIYEIDEKKEREIEELRVQVNLLESSLQESEKEQKRLQLQLRESCVREKKSEKMLREKESELTALNERISKEANDLREFTESIASAQEIEQLKEMLEEKDRHIQDLTETLTQFHEDQRNFMNDTSLHSAEQVSQLSADLNRSEASNRVLKTQIEALKRQIVSIQQREKQSRELVKTLKNQLIKRPVIAMKADRLPTPREDQLARRVQQLETELIDTKDELRKQTAINENRRAKTAAELDLWNKQKRWQQMAERLKVQLKERELELEKLKVHFNTAKTTIARMERDRPRGAVNSGAGGGGMGARSGSVSGGDVLLEHKYQPAESPDQYCSTDSTVSEDTSITTQTTQTQIFSQNSKGIIDALKSRIESQQRRIIAMELDRKGSNTVTHELEKMQEKLCNLESQNVRLEAKTLQLQLDNDMLRQSDESDRLRRQIKHLEEYVIVLKEELSKATVGCAESINFENLCVRCSRRSGQNDLAERNANLEQTVLTLKRMIEKLRVENKHLKDHRARERSGGSADTTPTHTVHETIAKELYDRLKKEHEKLQQSNGDLLNKVSVLQVEIELLSSVSCTRCKVRCDGAGEPTTATSAMNVEENAVQEELRDKLEKKSQLLEKAKILLQRAAAKERYLKEQIDLLRRKCSDLQNVPVIDEISE, from the exons ATGGATTGGAAACATCTTTTATCACTTTCTCCGCACAATTTGGACGACGTGCGTAAGGATGGTGCCGCAATTGAAATAGCGAATTTGTCCACGGAGCAAAAGTTGGATAGTCGAAGCTGCAAAAAGCTGTTCCGCTTGGCTCAGGTGGCGTTGAAATTTCGCAATGAACAG GTGAAACATCTCCAACAGAAGCTGGTTGAGGGTAAAGACGATTTTGGCAGCCAGGAGCGCATTAAGGAATGGAAACGTACCATTGAAAAACTCGAAATGGAGCGGCACACACTTCGCACGAAGTTGAAGGAAACGACGGAAGAAAACGCTAAACTGCAGTCGAAATTCAACGCTGGAGTGCAGTTCGGAAGCGAGGGTGAAGATTCACCAGATGCGTTATCTGAAATCGAACGACAACAGGAGCTCTACAATAATATCAGTATGAAGAACAAACATATAAAACGATTGCTTCGGGATATCGACGATTTGGAGAAGAGAAGTAGTTTCCAGGTCGATACCATTAACGGGCTGCAGTTGAGTTTAAATGACGCCACGCTGAGCTTAACCGCCCTAACGCACCAGTACGAGGAACTGCAGGCTCGCTGCAAGGAGCAGCAAGAGTCAATACTAAAGATGAACGAAAAAATTGTCCTGATGGAGAGCGAAATTACAACCATTTGCGAGGAGAAGGAAAATTTACTGAAGGAGCTCAACAGTGCCAGACGGCAGCACGACGATCAGATCGCCGAGTGGGAAGATCAGTTCGACGAGCGGGAGAAAGAGTTAAATCAGCTAAAGGATCGATACGACGACCTGCTGAGCCAGTTTCCGGGCATCGACATTGAGGCGGAACGTAGGGAGTACAAATTGATGTCCGAAAAGTTGCAGTCGAAGGATGATTTGATTGTCGATTTGGAGCAGAAAATACTGACCCTCTCGCAAGAAATGTATCGCTCGACGGAAGTGATGAATCGCATCAGCGAAGAGAAACTGCGCGCATGTAAGGAAAAGTCGAAGGAAAGCCATTGCTGTTTAGAATTTCGAGCCCAGCTGGAAAAGGCAAACGAACGGTGCCGCGAGATGCAAGAAATCTTGACGGGTGTCGAGGAGGACAATCGTTTGAAGTCCCGGCAGGCGGTGGAAGCGATTGAAGCACTGCGGCGGTACGAAAATGGTGAGGAAGGGTTGGCTAGTACGCTGAGAAAAAACGTTCGTCTGCAGGAAAAGGTGGCCTCACGGGACAAACAAATCCGAGAGTTGATCGCGGAGATAAATTTGGCTAATGATATTGCCATAGAAAATGCGGTGTTGCG CAAACGTTTGGGTCTTGATGATGACGAAGTTGTCGCCACGAGTTCTATTTTAGCTAGACAAAAGAAAATAGCTAAAGTCAACGAGCGTCTCGCATTGAAATTACGAGCATCGGAAGAGATGAGGTTGCAGTTAAAGTTGGAGAAAAATGACCTCAA ACGAAAATTGGCAGCCGTCACTCAACAAACCCAGAAAGTTCAAGCCAGTAAAGAGGAAGGATCGGATACCTCGAACGTACCCCAAGATCAATTGGATGCCATCGATGTAATTTCTTCCATTCACGACCCTAGTGCCATTAAATTTTGCGAATCGTGCACGAAACAATACAACATCTACGACAGCATGAAACACTGTAGGGCATGTAGTTTTCGGCACAACTTCAACTACTGCGACAAGTGTGTGGGACAGTTGAAAATGAATTTCGACGATGGACAACCGatcaaccaaccaaccgacaAGAGTCGCGATCGCTTGGAGGAGCTCGAACGGCAGTATCTCACGGTGttggaggaaaatgaaaatcttcGCATGGGGATGCACGAAATCCTGGAGAAACTACGCGAGTATGATGCAATGTCCGATCAGTTAACGATCGACCGAACTATGTTGGAGAAGCTACTGAACGCGCTGAATGTACGGCCAGCCTCTGGCTGGTACCAGACGACGGGGATGCGATTGCAGGGTGATCTGCTAAGCGCACAGGAAAGTGATCTCTTATTGAAGGATCGCTTAGCCATGGATGACACCCCTGCCgatggaagaaaaagtaaaagcatCCAGTCGACGGAGAGCGTGAACGATTCTGGTAATGTGTGCAACGAAGACGACAATTCTGAACCAATTGACCCCTTGCCCGGACCGGAACAGTTGGACTTTAGTGAGCAGGTCCTGCTGAAAGCGGTGGAAATCGACCGGTTGACGGAAACGCTCGAGCAGTTGAGGTCGGAAAATGGACGCCTGGTGGCGGCACAGGACGAGCTGCAGGTGACACAGAAGTTGTACAACGAACTACTTAACATTACCAGAGCGTCCGAGAATGAGAAAGACCGCTTGCTGGTGGAAACTGTCGATAGGTTGAAGGACATCGAGTCTACGGTGTGCATTTTCCAACGAAAGGTGGATTATCTTAAAACCGATAACGATAACCTTCATAATACGCTGCGTTCAATTAAGGGTGAATATTTAAACTTACTACACGATTTACGGTTGGAGTtggtgcaaaagaaaaataatcttgATCCGCTGGAACCACCGGATGTAACCGGTGGAGACTCCCTCGACTCTACCGATTTACCTCAAATCGAGAAATTGGAAAGTGAAGTGGCCCGTTTGAAGCTTGAGGCGACCAACTTTTACACGATTTTTCTCAAGAATATCGCAGAAGTGGATAAGGACCAGCAGCTTGATGTGGATTACGCCAAGTTAAATCAGTTTGGCTTGGTGGACACTAATCTGTCCGTGGAGTTTATCACCAAAGATGAGTATAGGAGAATACGCGAAAGGCTAGACAAGCTGGAACGTGAACTGCAGCGTGAGATAGTCAAGAATGGCCATCTGGAGGAACTGTTGCAGGTTTCCAACGAGCAGATTCGTTCGCAGCAGTCGCTTATATCCAAATACTCTGAGGATGAAGTAAGCCTGCGTCATCTGGTCGTCGATCTGCAGAGTGCTtccaatgaaaaatatttattggcACGGGCGCACAAAGAGCTAGACGTTG ttCGAGAGCAGGAAGAAAACTTAAAGctggaaaatggcaaaatgaaacaaaagtttCTTCAAACGCTGGAACAGTTAGATTTACTCAAGCAACGGCTCGAAGACCAAAAGCAGGAGTTTGATGCACGTGTGAAGgataatgttttgaaaataag atttttgaaaaaaagcttACAACAATTGACTACCAACTATAGCACGTGTGCTCCAACATTTGCCATCAcggattttataaaaatgtataCACACGTGCTGGAAATACGTCACAATTTGGCTGCGGATAGAACCAAACAGACAGACCAATGGCGTGATGCCGAGTACGAACGAATATTCGCAAAGTTGCAGTCCAACATGGAAGGGAACAATATACAGGACAAGATCAAT CTCATCAAATACGAAAGTCAAAGCGAGTATCTCACGAGGCAGCTTATCTTCTATCAGGAGCAGGTGGATCAGTTACAATCTGAGAACAAGCAATTGCGGTTacaagaaatagaaaacacCCGCCACTGGGATACGCTAGAGGTACTATTCGGAGAGGACGCCAAAAAGTGCCGCAAGGATAAGGACCGTTTCTTTGACAAGGAGGTACAGGTTTCTGTAG AGACGTCTTCAAAGTGTATCAACACGATACCAATAATCGAGGAAGTACCGGGGGATTATGTGCCGCGTATAATGAGATCCTCGTCAAGCGATACAATTCACGGCGGTGACGATAAAAACAACGAGACTCAACCCGCAGTAAACGTAGATGGAGATGAAACACCTGTTGCCATTCCCACTTTTGctcaaaaatcgttggaatCTCAACTCAAACAGGCCATGATGTTGGCCTCCACCCGTAGTGCACTGCTATTAGAAGCGGAGAGCCGCCTCTCGGAATGTCAGGGTAGGATAAAATTACTGGAGAAATCGCtcgaggaaaaggaaagcttACTGAAGAAACAGGCCCAAGCTGCTAGCACCTCCAAGCAAGATCACGTAGAGGACAGCATTCTGAGC tCTACTATAGGATCGTTACAGAATCTGCTACTGGAGAAGGATACAACGCTCTCCCGGTATCAGGAGCTGTTGAAATCCGAACGAACCGAGCATTCGCAGGTGTATGACGAAAATATGACCCAAATCAGAGGGCTCAAGAAGACGATTGACGAATTGGAGCAAAAACTATATGAGAAGCAGAAGGAGTTCGATAATGTGACCACCCAGCTGAACGATATGAACCGGTTGAAAGCGCTGCAGGAGAACGTAccagaaaaacagaaaaatgacGATGATGCAGCAAGCCGCCACCCGGAACCGGATGCTATAGTGTACACagataaaattattgaaaacatcTACGAGATCGATGAAAAGAAGGAGCGCGAAATAGAGGAGCTACGCGTGCAAGTCAACCTGCTCGAGAGTAGTTTGCAGGAGTCGGAAAAGGAGCAGAAACGTTTGCAGCTACAGTTGCGCGAATCCTGCGTTCGGGAGAAAAAATCCGAAAAGATGCTGCGCGAGAAGGAGTCTGAACTGACGGCACTGAACGAGCGTATCTCGAAGGAGGCGAATGATCTGCGCGAGTTTACCGAATCGATCGCTAGCGCACAGGAAATTGAACAGCTGAAGGAGATGCTCGAGGAGAAGGATCGCCACATACAGGATCTGACCGAAACGTTGACGCAGTTCCACGAGGATCAGCGCAACTTTATGAACGACACGTCGCTCCACTCGGCGGAACAGGTTTCCCAATTGAGTGCCGATCTGAATCGAAGCGAGGCGAGCAATCGGGTGCTGAAAACGCAAATCGAGGCGTTGAAGCGGCAAATAGTAAGCATCCAGCAGCGGGAAAAGCAATCCCGTGAGCTGGTAAAAACGCTCAAGAATCAGCTCATCAAGCGGCCGGTTATCGCGATGAAAGCGGATCGCTTGCCGACACCACGGGAGGATCAACTGGCACGTCGTGTGCAGCAGCTCGAAACGGAACTGATCGACACGAAGGACGAGCTACGCAAGCAGACGGCAATCAATGAGAATCGCCGGGCAAAGACGGCCGCCGAGCTAGATCTGTGGAACAAGCAGAAACGCTGGCAGCAGATGGCAGAACGCTTGAAGGTTCAGCTGAAGGAGCgggagctggagctggagaAGCTAAAGGTACACTTCAACACCGCCAAAACGACCATTGCCAGAATGGAACGAGATCGGCCACGGGGTGCGGTAAACAGTGGTGCCGGCGGTGGAGGAATGGGTGCACGTAGTGGATCCGTTTCGGGTGGCGATGTGCTGCTGGAGCACAAATATCAACCGGCCGAATCACCCGATCAGTACTGCAGCACGGATAGTACAGTATCCGAAGATACGAGCATCACCACGCAGACTACTCAGACGCAGATATTCAGCCAAAATAGCAAAGGAATTATCGACGCACTGAAGAGTCGCATCGAATCACAGCAGCGGCGAATTATCGCCATGGAGCTCGATCGAAAG GGTTCCAACACCGTCACACACGAGTTGGAGAAGATGCAGGAGAAGCTATGCAATCTAGAATCCCAAAATGTCCGGTTGGAGGCAAAAACGCTACAACTTCAGCTCGACAACGACATGCTGCGGCAGAGTGACGAGTCAGATCGTTTAAGGCGACAAATTAAACACCTAGAAGA GTATGTCATAGTACTGAAAGAAGAACTTTCGAAGGCAACGGTCGGTTGTGCGGAGTCGATAAACTTTGAAAACCTCTGCGTGCGATGCAGCCGTCGCAGCGGTCAGAACGATTTGGCCGAACGTAACGCCAACCTCGAACAAACGGTACTAACTCTCAAGCGCATGATCGAGAAATTGCGCGTCGAAAATAAACACCTAAAAGATCACCGGGCACGGGAGCGATCAGGTGGCAGCGCCGACACAACACCGACCCACACAGTCCATGAAACGATCGCCAAGGAGCTGTATGATCGTCTCAAAAAGGAGCACGAAAAGCTACAGCAAAGTAATGGGGATCTACTGAACAAAGTTTCGGTACTGCAGGTTGAAATAGAACTGCTTTCGAGTGTCAGTTGTACGCGCTGTAAGGTGCGTTGCGATGGTGCAGGAGAACCAACCACCGCGACGTCTGCGATGAATGTCGAAGAAAATGCGGTACAGGAAGAGTTGCGGGATAAGCTAGAGAAGAAAAGTCAGCTTCTGGAGAAGGCAAAGATTTTGTTACAGCGGGCGGCGGCCAAGGAACGTTACCTGAAGGAACAGATAGATTTACTGCGCCGTAAGTGTTCCGATCTGCAGAACGTACCGGTGATAGATGAAATAAGTGAGTGA